AGCAGCAGAGACTTCACCGACAAGCTGGTCCTGATGAACACGATCACTCCCAGCATGGCCAGCAGGCAGCAGTACAGGTAGTACTGGGAGACAAGTTGGGTGGGACGTTCAGAGCTCGTGATCAAGTGCTCCACCTCACACGGTGGTAAAGAAGGTGGTGGTACTCACGGGCCCGGTGTGAAGTTTGAAGCCCTCCAGCTGGGTTCTGTTGGTGATCGACAGACAGTCGTTTCCAGGAAGGAAGgactgaaacaaaacaataaaaacaattgatAGAACATATAGTTCATCCACCAAAGACAGGAATACACAAACAGAGTTATGATGGAGAGGAGCTCACATAGTTGAGGACGGCCATGAGCAAGGTGATGAGAACGCACAGGGCCACCACGAACAGGCGCAGCGCCGCCCTCTTGGAGACGCCGCGGGACAGACCCGATATCCACTGAACGCCGTGCGGGATCTTGGTCCTCCActtctgcaaaaaacaaaaaaacgtttaaGATGGCGAGCTGTGGGCGAGCTCACAGCGGACACATGGGTCCAAGCGCCTGCTCACCTGCAGGTACCCGGTGAACGTGAtggacaccagcagcagcagcaccgggaAGGTCGCGCCGTACGACACCGCCAGCTCAAAATTCCTGGGAGGGGTGAGAACAGATCACTTAAgctgtatgccccccccccctcatcataTGTCACGTGAGAATCGAAGGTTGAGCTCACTTTATGGAGACCAGCATCTGGACCGCGAAATTAGTGACAAAGATGAGAGCGAGGCAGGTCACGGAATGGTGCAGACCTTTGACCTCCGAGAGGGAGAACTGCAAGACAAGCGGTTATCAAACCAACACGAGCCAATTTACTGTGTTTAATTCATACattaattaaatgaaagaaTTAATGTACCGCTTTCTCAAGACTCAGGTCGTTGAACAGCAGAGTCAAACAGTTGAGCTTCTTTTTTCTGCTCCTGCATGAAAAATACGGAATAAAAAGTCACAATAAATATCATAAATGCTGTAGTCACTGTAAAATAAACCTATTTTCTAAGAGACATGTCGCTTGTCTGCATATTTCTTGCCAATTCTATCAACGCGATTTACATGTAAACTTACACTGCCCGGTCCAGTGTGTCCAGTGACCCCCTGACACCGCTGTCCACAACCAGACTGGGACGAAACGACAACACGTTAGaaacccttttttaatttttccccCTTTTAAATAATCCCGTCTAAGAGAGCTTGTGTTTGGATTCATTCTGGGAAACTTACCAGCCGTGGTTGTTCGAGCACGTTTGCCGATCCTGaagcaaacacgcacacacacacacgcacacgcacacacacacacacacacagagagtcaaTAACATGCATGACCTTATCTGGTCAACTCTTTCTAACATACAATAAAAGGCCACACAAAGGATCAGAAGACTGGAATAAAGAATATGTATTGGTGTGCTTCGTACCGCTGAGCCCTGGGATCGGACCGCTGAGCGCCTGGTGCGGCGCTTCTTGTTGGCGGGCGCGGCGTTCGGGTCGCTGAAGTCAGCGAAGGGGTGGATGGTCTGCCAGGACCGCAGGTACTGAGACATCCGCATGGACGCCCGCCGCCTGTTCTCGCCGGTCAGTGGAGCCTGGGAAcccgagacggggggggggggggggggagggttactTTTATCTCACTGGCTTGGGATTCGTGCCTCCTTGGGAGGTGGGTCACATCAAGGAGCGTGAGCTCCAGAGAGAAGATCTCCCTCCTCCCTGAGTCCTAAACCCGCTTCTCTttatacacacagacaggctgCCGGGGAGTAGCAGACTTAAATTGCACCGAACCAATAAAGAATGAACTAGAAAAGCAAGTTTCCTAACAGCTCAGCAGAAGACCTACTAGTCTATTGATCCCGGGGAAGCTGTTGTGCCTGTGTGGGTCCATCACCAGGTAGGTTTTTCTGCCTTTGAGAAGAGGGTCCCGGctccccccgtccccgtcctccACTTCATAAGCTCCGTTCAGGTGCTGCATCGTCTCCTCCGTGATGTGCACCCGCCTGTCAACAATCAGAACGTCGGCCTTTAGTGGCGAGATTTGATCACGACCGCAGAGGCGTTCGCAGAGGAGCCTGCGTCTCTCACCCGGGGAGACCTCCGGACTCCATGTGGTTGGCTAACGTGACGTCATGCGACCACACGTCGTACTGCCACTTCTGCTGGCCGATCACGCCGCACAGCACGTTGCCCGTGTGGACGCCCACGCGCATGCTGACCTCCACCCCCGTCGCCGCTCGCAGTTTGCTACGGGACCAGACGGGAAGCACGGAGGCGTGAAACCGACGCTCAGGCCCCGccgaaaaaaaggcaaaggtcGAAAACCACACAAACGGACCTGATGGCCTTGCACATGTCCAGACCCATCTGCACGCAGTTCCTGGCGTGGGTGGGGATGGGGTCGGGGAGACCAGACACGCAGTAGTAGCAGTCGCCCAAGATCTTAATGCGGAGACACCCGTTGGCCTTGGCGATGACGTCGAACCGGCCGAAGAGCTTGTTGAGCACGGCGACCAGCTCCTCCGGCGTGCAGGTGCTCGCCAGCTGGGTGAAGCCCACGATGTCCGCGTACAGGATgctgcacagaaaacacacacacacacacacgccgcggTGAGTCCAAGACGCCGAGGGGGGCGAGGAGCAGATGCCCCGGCTCGGGGTGACACCACGGAGGACGCCACCGATGACTACACGTGACGTTGGGGCGGAGTGTAACAGGAGGATGGTCACCTGACGTCACTGTGCTTGCGCACGTAGAGGCTGTGgaagctttttttctcctccttgtcTTTGGGCTTGAAGAGCTTGTTGATGACCTCGGTCTTCAGCTCCCTGGCGATGTACCGCGGCAGcaccgacagcagcagcagctcctgttGCCGAGGGACACGCGGCGCCATGAGTTTCCAGACCTTTTACACGGGGTCATTGAATTTCTTTGACAATCTGCACACGGCGGCTGTAAAATAAATTGGCGTGTTTGCAGAGCGCAGCGCGTTTCATCTATTTGTTTACCTGCTGTGAATGGCGTCTATTGGGCCTCGCCGGTTCTATCACCGCCTGGCTTCAGACGAGTGAATGATTAATCTATCGACACCTAGAGAGAAGTAACCGGACCCAGGCAAACAGCCCTCCGACGAGAGCGACTACACGCGGGGATTTTTACACTCAGAGTAGGTGAAAGCGAGAGAGATGAccaaagaaaagcagagaaCAAAGCGCCAGTGTCCAATGTGCACGAAGCCGGCGTTCCAACCTGCTGGTATTTCCTTATTTCCTTGGCGGAGCGTATGACGCTGAACTGTTCTCTCTTCTGGTTGGATTTCCTGCGTACCTGCTCGCTCACCCACAGGTGGAAAATCCCGACGCCGTTCAcgcacaccagcagcagcgcaTTCGCTACCAGCTGAGGAGGAagtcgggggggtggggagagagagagaagggaggttAATGACACTTCAGTCAGAAGTCCGTGCCGCGCTGATCGTCATCATGATCGGGATGCGTATCTAACAGAGAAGCACGCGACGAGGAACCGGTTTCAGGGCgtgaatcaacaaaaaaaaggagacgcAGGACGTTTTGCATTCGACCCGTTTGGTGCAGAGCAGCTGTAAAAGTCTGCCGGTCACAAACCACCAGGGCCAAAGGAAAACACCGCACGCCGTATTTGAATTCCAGACGCCGTTCTCTCTGGATGCCGGCAGGTCATTTGCAAATATTTGGGTACACTTTTACATGTCGAGCTTTATGATGCACAGACGCAAAGCCCGTTACCTGCTCGGCCAGGTCGGGAGTCCCTCGTCTGGTGACGGAGACGTACGCGCTGATGATGACGATGTGCGAGAGGCTGGTTCCGATCCCCACCATGAGGGCCCAGGCCATGGAGAGGGGCAGCACGGTGTACACGCtcagagacaggaagaggaagaacgcCACCTGGGagggccgagagagagagaggaagaagactcGGAGGTTAAAGAcagccgggggggcggggggggggggtacagagaCCAACCATCAAAGAAAAACTCCACATCGCTCTGATCCTTTTCACCTGGTCCCACGCGGTGACGGGCTCGTCGGTGAAGATGAAGACGATGGCGACAACGTACAGCGTCCCCCAGACGAAGAGCGCCAGGGCTCCTCCGCAGCGCCTCAACGTGGCCACCCAGGGCAGGCAGACGAGCAGGGCGGCGCTCAGGcacagcaccacggacagcaccGACAGGGCGCCCACGTGCTCGATGAGGGTCTGGAGACGGGGGGGAGAGGTTTTTATGTGGAGTTGTGTACGATAGCAAAGACCCACAATAAAACGCCTTCATTTATCTGCTCCGGTTGTGTCAAAGGTTAAAGTTAAAAAGGTATTTGCATCACATTTCTCCCCCCTTAGAATATTAACAGCGTTGACGCTCTTGGTCAAAGACCTCCAACTTTGaacaaaacaaacgcacccGTTTCTGCAACTCAACGTCAAACTAAAAGGAAGTAACGTGTTGTTGTCTTAAGTTGCAGGCTGACCTGTGTGCAGTTATCACATTCAGTGGAAAAGAGAAGTCACAACGTGTTTTTGTGTCAGGAATGTTGTGGAAGAACCAGTTTGAAGCTGCCGTGACCCACTTGGAGAATGCCATCACTTATCCAACAGAGACGTCAAGTATGACGGGATCTTGTGATGTCtcttggttttttttattttattgtcacGGATTCTCTTGGTTCAGGATGAGGATTCGCAGCTTTTCTATGTCATGAAGAATACCTTTATTTTGGGTTTGGGATTTTTCGTCAAACATACAAAGACATTTGAggatgtccttttttttgttgttgtccaaAACCAAGTTTAAACTGTGTATTCTTTGTCATGCATAAGttaagtgtgtctgtgtctgtgtgtgtgtgtgtgtgtggatggtgtacacacacacacacacacacacacacacacacacacacacacacacacacacacacacacacacacacacacacacacacacacacacacacacacacacacacacacacacacacacacacacacacacacacacacactcactcactcacgtcTCACCTCTCGCGTGGTGGGAATGAGGACGATGATGGCCACGCAGAAGGCCAGAGACAGCACCAGTCCGGACAGCATGGCCGGAGTCTCCTCCGCGCACTGCAGGAAGGCCCTGTGGAAGGCCTGGTAGCAGCAGGACACGCCCTCCTTCACGCTCCGACTGGACCGGGTGCTCCGCACGTCCTCCTCTCCGTCCCCGACTGAGTACTGCCGGTCCCACCTGCTGTAGAGGCTGTCCCTCGCTTGGGCGCCTCTGAACTCAACGTCGGGCAGCGCGGGCGGTCCGCCGGCGGGCGGGCTTTCCTCCGCTTTGGCTTCGCCCGGGAGCTCGGTTGTGGCGCCGCCTCGGCCGTCGTCGGGGCCGTTTTTGGTGATTTGGACAGAGGGCTCCAGGCTGCGTTCGGGGACGCCCCCGGCAGTGCTGCGTCTCGTCTCCCCGTCGCTCTGCGGGGTCACGCCGGTCCCATCCGGCCCCGGGTCGGCCGCTCGGGGCTCGGGGGCCCGCTCCGTTCTCGCCACGCCGACCTCCACCTGAACCCGGGGCTCGCCGGGCCCCCGGCCGCTCGAGTCCCACTCGCCGTCCTTTCGGCTCTTCGGGCCGTCGCCTGCTCGGAAAACGTCCACGACGCCGCTTGGCGCCGACCGCTTGAGTCCGTCTTCGGTTGGGCCGAAGTCGTCGAGCTCCACGATGTTAGAGGCGAACCCGCCGTCCCCCGGGAAGCCCTGCGGCTCGTCCTCCATGGTGCCCCCCCCGCCGGGTCGACTTGTCACTCTGCTCCGTCCGGCTGTTTGTCTCTCCGTCAACACGCAATTTACATCTCGGCCTTTTCCACAAGTTCCTCTTTTACCTGCGCGTCAGGAACAAATTACAGCCAAACTAAAACGCTTTTTCCGGTGAGAGTCCTCTCCTAGCGACTACGACGATGAGGTGACAGACGTCCATAAATGTCCTTGAGACGTGGTTTAATCTCTCCTGACGAGTGTTGCTGCATGCTGGATGGAGTCCCGctgccaaaagaaaaagaaaaaaaagagttggaaAAAGCTGTAAATAACTAATCTTCAAGTTTAAATTCAGTCATTAACATCTGCTTTTTCTGCCCCTGCTGTGAGGCTGTGCCGCCATAGTGAGAGCCAGGTAGTCCTACCTGCGCGTGGTTTTGACGCCGTTTTAATGGCAAATTTCTTCGGGTCATTTCCCCATTATGCAAAAGAACTTGTTAGTCGAGCTGTGTGCTCTTCCCCCCCCGACACAAGCGCTCGCACAAAGACGCCCGATCACATTGTACTGGAATGACGAGTCAGGGACGCGCCCAGTGcaagttgagaaataaaaataaaaaaagacattccagTCACCACCTACACTCGGTGTGATCTGAGTCTTCTCCACTGTACAGAACCCTGCCGtgtcctacccccccccccccccccaccctgcgtCCCCGTTAAATCAAAAATATCCCTCTCTAATCCGCCCCTTCTGCCGCACTCAAGTGATTCGATAGAGGTCATTCATCGGTTCCCtttgatcaccccccccccccctcccctcccagtgCAACAGATCCGTCTCAAGTTGTGACATTTTACATCACAGCAGCCTGGGTTCTTCTGAACACGTTGAATCTTcatacagggggggggagggggggggcacacacagcGCATGTATTGTTGTTCCCCTGGTTTTTCCGTCCTGCTGGTTTCACGACtctgtttttcttgtgtgttAAGAACAAATTTGAGTGGAAAAGTAACCAAAACGAgccgagagagacacacacaggtgggaCATTTAAATGTGCAATTCTGCTCCTGGATAACATTCTGTGCAGCATACAACATTGTGAACATTAAAGGGAAGTGAGGCGTTCCCGCTTTCTTTTGTTGCAGGTTGACCTGCACATTTTGCAGTTACTACCCGGTGGCACCGTTCAGTGGGAGAAAAAGACGTCACGGCGGATTCTTAATTGAGACGCATGAATGTGGTTTTCGGAGGCGCCATTTGCCTTCATGGAAGTCGCCTTTCAAACTTGGTTAAGCCATGTTCTCTCGTCCCCCTACAGCACATTACCCACATTATACTGTGACATCTTGTGGTACCCACAATACATGTGTTGATATTCATCAATAGTTTCAATACTATGTTCCGTTTGTGAAAAACTATTTCATGAATCTTATGAAGATGACCCAGTTAGATAGTTGACCATACAGCTTTCATTTTGACCAAACATAGAAATACATTCAATCACACACATTTGCTATTGTACAACTTTAGCACTTTGCAACGTTTTCATTATTGTTGAATTGAatctattttcaaaataaaagtttggaccagcaaaacaacaacagaacaagACAAAACAATTGACTAACAATGCCATTAAAAAGCAGGTTATCATAACCAGCAGAAGCAGGAGGG
This sequence is a window from Pungitius pungitius chromosome 1, fPunPun2.1, whole genome shotgun sequence. Protein-coding genes within it:
- the LOC119222869 gene encoding adenylate cyclase type 4-like produces the protein MEDEPQGFPGDGGFASNIVELDDFGPTEDGLKRSAPSGVVDVFRAGDGPKSRKDGEWDSSGRGPGEPRVQVEVGVARTERAPEPRAADPGPDGTGVTPQSDGETRRSTAGGVPERSLEPSVQITKNGPDDGRGGATTELPGEAKAEESPPAGGPPALPDVEFRGAQARDSLYSRWDRQYSVGDGEEDVRSTRSSRSVKEGVSCCYQAFHRAFLQCAEETPAMLSGLVLSLAFCVAIIVLIPTTRETLIEHVGALSVLSVVLCLSAALLVCLPWVATLRRCGGALALFVWGTLYVVAIVFIFTDEPVTAWDQVAFFLFLSLSVYTVLPLSMAWALMVGIGTSLSHIVIISAYVSVTRRGTPDLAEQLVANALLLVCVNGVGIFHLWVSEQVRRKSNQKREQFSVIRSAKEIRKYQQELLLLSVLPRYIARELKTEVINKLFKPKDKEEKKSFHSLYVRKHSDVSILYADIVGFTQLASTCTPEELVAVLNKLFGRFDVIAKANGCLRIKILGDCYYCVSGLPDPIPTHARNCVQMGLDMCKAISKLRAATGVEVSMRVGVHTGNVLCGVIGQQKWQYDVWSHDVTLANHMESGGLPGRVHITEETMQHLNGAYEVEDGDGGSRDPLLKGRKTYLVMDPHRHNSFPGINRLAPLTGENRRRASMRMSQYLRSWQTIHPFADFSDPNAAPANKKRRTRRSAVRSQGSADRQTCSNNHGCLVVDSGVRGSLDTLDRAVSRKKKLNCLTLLFNDLSLEKAFSLSEVKGLHHSVTCLALIFVTNFAVQMLVSIKNFELAVSYGATFPVLLLLVSITFTGYLQKWRTKIPHGVQWISGLSRGVSKRAALRLFVVALCVLITLLMAVLNYSFLPGNDCLSITNRTQLEGFKLHTGPYYLYCCLLAMLGVIVFIRTSLSVKSLLLTLAVVVYLALFLDVFSRRSTCLVNLHYNGTQPGILKDPLIMSGVWLVIFYIVCLILARQDELSCRVDFLLDHCFKSEREEMENMEMVNKLLLHNVLPLHVATLFLGKTIRNQDLYSQSYDSVCVMFASVPEFKEYYSESSDNQDGLECLRFLNEIISDFDELLLKPKFYSVEKIKTIGSTYMAAVGLRHAPRGGEEKKVDLSYTHVRTMVEFAIAMMSKMGPINENAFTDFKLRIGINSGPVIAGVIGAHKPQYDIWGNSVNVASRMDSTGVVDKIQVTEETAQMVESVGYSVTLRGVVHVKGKGDLTTYFVDRDQSTPPF